In one window of Hemicordylus capensis ecotype Gifberg chromosome 10, rHemCap1.1.pri, whole genome shotgun sequence DNA:
- the LOC128334867 gene encoding C2 calcium-dependent domain-containing protein 4C-like has product MWLLEKVRVSPGEAHLLGPSFLGLPPGQLLPDKGKLGVPAAAFPNLLTPDRIPEFCIPPRLVNPAPAKSPSLAFQPHRCFTELGLHAASTAVGGPAPGLLLPHLIQVESVEEIPALEEESTNSDPQAQAALSLPHFPKAQTSYGFCTLLESPHTRRKESIFHSEGAWPSLPLPRSRASSYSGKELASSPIATHGAAPRHLLRQGAWDSDTASSSESSPFSSPLLGRSLPRSCSLFKARSQEGLLSKALKPKSGMVRASSLSTDEGSSTDNSPNATRRSSESLLDPLASRAYSLSPLPIFPLDLPCGRERLGRESTVLMDKGGLLRLSSEYCSENRRLRIRLISVEGLYEASLEPKNINCCITFSLMPGKIQKQRSTVIKKSRNPIFNEDFFFVGVCEDDLYNLSVRMKAVNKGCNMKRDQLLGDSEVCLMALLAA; this is encoded by the coding sequence ATGTGGCTCTTGGAGAAAGTACGGGTGTCCCCCGGAGAGGCCCACCTGCTGGGGCCCTCCTTCCTGGGGCTGCCCCCTGGCCAGCTGCTGCCCGACAAAGGCAAGCTCGGGGTGCCAGCTGCAGCTTTCCCCAACCTCTTAACCCCGGACCGGATCCCGGAGTTCTGCATCCCGCCGAGACTGGTGAATCCCGCTCCGGCAAAGAGCcccagcctggccttccagcccCACCGCTGCTTCACCGAGCTGGGCTTGCACGCTGCCTCGACTGCTGTGGGTGGCCCTGCTCCCGGCCTGCTCTTGCCGCACCTCATCCAGGTGGAAAGTGTGGAGGAGATCCCCGCCCTGGAGGAAGAGAGCACCAACTCGGACCCCCAGGCGCAAGCTGCCTTGTCCCTGCCCCACTTCCCCAAAGCCCAGACCTCCTACGGCTTCTGCACTCTGCTGGAGAGCCCCCACACCCGCCGGAAGGAGTCCATCTTCCACAGCGAGGGCGCCTGGCCCAGCCTCCCCCTGCCGCGCTCCCGGGCCAGCAGCTACAGCGGCAAGGAGCTGGCCTCCAGCCCCATTGCCACCCATGGGGCAGCCCCCCGCCACCTGCTCCGGCAGGGCGCCTGGGACAGCGACACGGCCTCCTCCAGCGAGTCCTCCCCGTTCAGCTCTCCACTCCTGGGCCGCTCCCTGCCCAGGTCTTGCTCCTTGTTCAAAGCCCGGAGCCAGGAGGGCCTGCTCAGCAAGGCCCTCAAGCCCAAGTCGGGCATGGTGCGGGCCAGCTCCTTGTCCACCGACGAGGGCAGCTCCACTGACAACAGCCCCAACGCCACCCGGCGGTCTTCGGAGAGCTTGCTGGACCCGCTGGCCTCTCGGGCCTACAGCCTCTCGCCTTTGCCCATCTTCCCACTGGACCTCCCCTGTGGCCGGGAGAGGCTGGGCCGGGAAAGCACCGTCTTGATGGACAAGGGGGGGCTGCTCCGGCTCTCCTCCGAGTATTGCTCTGAAAACAGGCGGCTCCGAATCCGCCTGATCAGCGTGGAAGGCCTTTACGAGGCGTCTCTGGAGCCCAAGAACATCAACTGCTGCATCACCTTTTCTCTCATGCCCGGGAAAATCCAGAAGCAGAGGAGCACCGTCATAAAGAAGAGTCGGAATCCCATCTTTAACGAGGACTTCTTCTTTGTCGGGGTTTGTGAAGACGATCTTTACAATCTCTCCGTACGGATGAAGGCCGTGAATAAAGGGTGCAACATGAAAAGGGACCAGCTCCTGGGAGACAGTGAGGTCTGCTTGATGGCTCTTTTAGCGGCCTGA